From the Nitrospirota bacterium genome, the window GAACTACAAGATAAGAAAAACCGATAAATTCAACAATGGTGGTTTTTGTGCTCACAGATACAAAAATACTCAAGAACGCCACAGCTGCATATGCAACAATTGGCTTTATGAACGGAGACCAGTATATGTGTCTTTTCTCGGATATGAATTTTACAACTATAGGGATAAGAACTATCAGGAATACTATATCGGCAATCTGAATTTTCTGTGTAAACCCCGTTAGAAAGTTTTGTATAGGTTTAATCCCCACCCAAATGGCAAGGCTTTCTAATGGGGTAAATATCCCGTGAGGTAGCATGATAGTTATAGATGCAAGAATCAAGGGAATAGCGACTTTTACGAAGGGGATCTTTGTTTCTTCAATCATGTTTACACAGAATATGAGCTTGTTGCCGAACAATCCTTTTCGCTTTCTGAAGAGAATTTTTGACAAATCCATGGCTCGTTACAGGCAATTTCAAAACTCGCCCTTCGGGCTCAAACAGTTGAAATTGCTTATCTTTCACTTCGCCAGGATTTGTTACCAAAAATTCTCTAATGTCGCTCAAAGGGTTCGGCAACAGCCTCTTATTTGATACAGTTTTTATTGTTAGATATTAACCTGTTTTCTGTTAAAAAATGAAAATCGCATGAAGGCAATGAAAGAGGCAATGAGTTTCTTCAATACTCCTATGTTTTTTATCTTCTTTGCATAGTAAAACATCACAGAAGGCTTAAAGTAATGAGCTCTGTAACACTTCCTGAAGAGACTTCTCATCTTTTCTTCTGTGAGTCCATGGGGTATAAAGCACTTTGGGGTATAAAGGTTCATGTTTCGCCATGTTTTATCAAATCTTCCATATTGTTCTGCGATACTATAAGCAGGTGAGCCAGGGAATGGAACGAAGTAGCACATATGAAAATCCGTAAGTGAAAGTTCCCGAATAAAGTCTATAGTCTTTTTTACTGTATCTTCTGTTTCCATGAAATTCCCGAGCATGAAGAAACCCTTTACTGAAAGTCCAGCTTGCCTGGTTTTTGCTATGCACTCTCTAATATCGTTTAGGCGAGTGCCCTTCTGTATAATATCCAGAATTTCCTGAGAACCACTCTCGATGCCATAGCATACCTGCCAGCATCCGGCCCGTTTCATTAGAGATAAAAGATCATTATCTACAGTCTTGGAGATTCTGCCTGTGCATGTCCATGTAAGGTCAAAGTTTGCCTCGATGAGCCCATTACAAATCTCTATCAGCCTCTTTCTGGAAGCCATAAAGTAGTCATCTTCAAAATATATTTCTTTTACTCCGTAATTCTCTACTAATTCTTTTATCATTCTGAGAACATACTGTGCGTTATGCGGTCTGAACCTTCTGCCAAAGGTAATGTTGTCGCAGAATATACATCTTCCTGGACAGCCGCGTGAGGTAACAAGTCCAACAGCAGGCATTCTGTTTATGGAATCGCCAGGTGGTCTGTAAAATTTGTCTATTGGTGGCAGAAGATTCCAAGCTGGAAGTGGCAATGTATCTATGTTAGTAATAAGTTCTCTCCTTTGTGTAACTATAATCTCTCCGTTAGAGCCACGGAAGGCTATTCCTGAAATCTCATTGAATGGTTTGCCATTATTCATAGAATTTAAAAGTTCTATCAGAGTCTCTTCCCCTTCTCCGACGACGCCTACATCTATCGCAGGAAATCTTTCAAGTGTCTCTTTTGGAAGAGCGGTGATATGAGGACCTCCTGCTATGATTTTTGTTGAGGGAAGAATCTTTTTTATCTCAGTAACCACATAACCTGCGTTTTCCATCGTTATTGTGGTTGATGTAACCCCTACATAATCAGGGGAAAACTCAGACACCTTTCTTAAAAGGGTGGGCATATCCATCCTTATAGCAGCACAGTCTATTATTGCAGTCTCATATCCAT encodes:
- a CDS encoding radical SAM protein, with product MPILFINPGYSMRELYGDLAESGNELPPQNLAGLAAVTRQHGYETAIIDCAAIRMDMPTLLRKVSEFSPDYVGVTSTTITMENAGYVVTEIKKILPSTKIIAGGPHITALPKETLERFPAIDVGVVGEGEETLIELLNSMNNGKPFNEISGIAFRGSNGEIIVTQRRELITNIDTLPLPAWNLLPPIDKFYRPPGDSINRMPAVGLVTSRGCPGRCIFCDNITFGRRFRPHNAQYVLRMIKELVENYGVKEIYFEDDYFMASRKRLIEICNGLIEANFDLTWTCTGRISKTVDNDLLSLMKRAGCWQVCYGIESGSQEILDIIQKGTRLNDIRECIAKTRQAGLSVKGFFMLGNFMETEDTVKKTIDFIRELSLTDFHMCYFVPFPGSPAYSIAEQYGRFDKTWRNMNLYTPKCFIPHGLTEEKMRSLFRKCYRAHYFKPSVMFYYAKKIKNIGVLKKLIASFIAFMRFSFFNRKQVNI